AGTGAGAAAACTAAGAAAATGAATTTTGtatatttgttttgtttttctctctctctctctctccgcGCAAATTGCAATCATTTTCTGACATGAAAGCGCGCAGAATAAAAAGGAATCTCGGTAGCTCCAAAAATCCACAAACATCTTCCCGATTCTCTCGTAACTCCTCCACCCCTTTACCTTCTTCGAAAAGTTCCAAACTTTGCAAACAAAACTCGTGATTGACTCGGTGCGAGTTCAGACTCAGTGACCGACGAGGTGCTCATGGGGAAGACGGCTGTGGGAGCAGCAGTGGTCTGCGCGGCGGCTGCAGCGGCGGCGCTGGTGGTGCGCCACCACTTCGGAAACTCAGCAAAATGGGAACGCGCAGTAGCGATAGCGAAGGAACTTGAAGAACAGTGTGCTACACCAACTTCGAAGCTGAAGCTCGTAGCTGAAGCCATGGAGGTTGAGATGCACGCTGGTCTTGCTTCTGATGGTGGAAGCAAGCTCAAGATGTTGATAAGCTTTGTTGACAATCTTCCTACCGGGTTAgcccatttttcttttcttttttcttttttttttaatttctgttttcGTTTTGGATATGTTGTTTGCGTGTGTTTTTGttccaatttttattttcttctttataaTGTTGGGAATGTGTTTATATCGATCTTGTTCTTAAGTCATGGAATATAATTCTATATTTTGCGTTTTACAATTTGACATTAAATGTACTAAAAGTCAAAAACTTGGTTCTCATAGCAAAACCCTTtcaatttttctaatttattattatttgttcattctttttttactttttaatcttcttcttgagtttgTGTGGATAAAGTAAGTTATAGTTCTGATGTTGCTGATTAGTTGATTACTGCTGAACTGGACTGAATGCTATATGTTGACTTCTTACccttctttttttaatattttttgttggtTATGTATCAGTTTGATGATAATGGCTTACTTGTAAGCATTGGATTGTTTATAACCTTTATATTGTGTTGTGGAGAATCTAAAGACAAATGTACAAAGAGTATACCTCAGTGATTAAGTATTTTATTGTATTTCAATTTATTGCAAACAACCAACGTATGTTCTATGTTATGTGACTGTAGTTTTTGAAGGTTCATTCCTCTGAGTCACTCTTTGTATTCTCTCCCTTTTTTTTAACAGGGATGAGAAAGGAACCTTTTATGCATTGGATCTTGGTGGGACGAACTTTCGCACCCTTCGTGTGCAATTAGGTGGAAATGGGAAAGGCATTGTCAAAATAGAGCACAATGAAGTTTCGATTCCTCCTCATTTGATGACGAGTTCATCGGATGTAAGTTTGTTATTACTTGTTAGAAAATTTGTGGCTGCAATGAGCCTGCCTGCACCCTGAAATTTGTTAATTATGTTCATCATTTCAggaattatttgattttatagCAACATCGCTTGCAAAGTTTATTAGTTCTGAACCCGAAGAGTTTCATCCTCCCCCTGGCAGACAAAGAGAACTGGGATTCACCTTCTCATTTCCAGTGAGGCAAACATCAATTGCATCTGGAACTCTAATAAAGTGGACAAAAGGTTTCAATATTGAGGATATGGTAATCCCTGTAACCTTGATTGTCATTTGCGTTTGTGATTATGGTGTGTCAATTGTGCGATTCATATATATACATGAGTGTTCTGTCTCTGTCATCACAGACACTACTATGTTCCTTTTTTTGATGGATTTTGTTTGGACTTTTTGTAGGTTGGAGAAGATGTGGTTGGGAGGCTAACCAAGTCATTGGAGAAAATTGGCCTGGATATGCGTGTTGCAGCACTAGTTAGTCCCGGATTCCTTTCTTTGTGACTTCCTTTTTCCCTTGATGTTAGGCTTTAGAAATGATCTCCAATTCAAGCCTGACAAAAGAAATTTGAATTATTGAGGCGATATAGTTTCAACAAAGAAAGGAAAACAAATTCTTGGTTACTTGATTCATCAACTGAAAACATTAACCTGACTTGGTGATACAATGTGCAGGTTAATGATACTGTTGGAACATTAGCTAGAGCGAGATTTGGCAATCAGGATGTCATTGCTGGTGTGATTCTTGGTACTGGGACAAACGCAGCATATGTAGAACGTGCACAAGCAATTCCCAAATGGCAGGGTCTTCTACCAAATTCAGGAGAGATGGTGATTTGATTAAGAATATATAAATCATATTTTCTTATACAATGATAAAACTATGTGTAACATGATTCTAAGAAGCACATACTGGTGTGTCAAAGCGCGCTGATTGTTCACTGATTCTGTAGGTTATAAACATGGAGTGGGGAAATTTCCTCTCCTCCCATCTTCCTCTAACAGAATATGACAAAGCTTTAGATGCCGAAAGCCTAAACCCTGGAGAACAGGTAATCATTATCTATAATTGGTTTAAATCATAGCCTTTTGTAAAATTTGCTTTAGTAATTGTGCCTGTTCCATGCAGTGAATAAAACCTGATCCAAATGTGCCATAACTAATGTGTTTCTATAATACTCTTCCGCCATTTCTTCTA
The genomic region above belongs to Arachis stenosperma cultivar V10309 chromosome 5, arast.V10309.gnm1.PFL2, whole genome shotgun sequence and contains:
- the LOC130982475 gene encoding hexokinase-1-like, yielding MGKTAVGAAVVCAAAAAAALVVRHHFGNSAKWERAVAIAKELEEQCATPTSKLKLVAEAMEVEMHAGLASDGGSKLKMLISFVDNLPTGDEKGTFYALDLGGTNFRTLRVQLGGNGKGIVKIEHNEVSIPPHLMTSSSDELFDFIATSLAKFISSEPEEFHPPPGRQRELGFTFSFPVRQTSIASGTLIKWTKGFNIEDMVGEDVVGRLTKSLEKIGLDMRVAALVNDTVGTLARARFGNQDVIAGVILGTGTNAAYVERAQAIPKWQGLLPNSGEMVINMEWGNFLSSHLPLTEYDKALDAESLNPGEQIFEKLISGMYLGEIARRVLLKMAEEADLFGDSVPPKLRTQFILRTPDMSAMHQDTSSDLKVVEKKLRDVLKIDNSSLEMRKIVVEVFDIVAIRGARLAAASMVGILKKIGRDTVKDGGKQRTVIAVDGGLFEHYAKFRNCLESTVKELLGDEVAETIAMEHSNDGSGIGAALLAASHSQYLGITES